CGTCGCTCATGCTCACCCTCCTGGCTGGCTGCGGTCACGGCCTGCAGACGCGCCACGTTGGTGACCCCGGCGGCCACGTGCCCGGACGGCACATGGGGCGCGGCATTCTCGACATGGCCGGTCTGGTCGTCAAAGAAGAAGTCCGGCTCGAACTCGCGCAAAAAAGCCCCCTTGGGCAGCCCGCCCAGGAACATGGCCTCGTCCACGTCGATGTTCCAGTTCATCAAGGTGCGGATGGCGCGCTCGTGCGCTGGCGCGCTGCGCGCCGTGACCAGCGCCGTGCGCACGCGCATGACGCCCCCCTGAGCGGCGCGTTGCTGCAACTCGTGCAAGGCCGTCAGCAAAGGCTTGAAGGGGCCGTCCGGCAACGGCTGGGCCGCGCGCTCCACCTCGTGGTGGTGAAAAGCGTCCAGCCCGCCATGCTGAAACACCTGCTCGGCCTCGTCCGAGAACAGCACGGCGTCGCCATCGAAGGCAATGCGCACTTCATGCGGGTGCGCATCGCCCGCCCTGGCTGCGTGCGGCAACACACGCGCGGCGGGCACCCCGGCGGCCAAGGCCGAGCGCACATCGGCCTCATTGGCCGACAAAAACAGATGCGCGCCCAAGGGCTTCAGATAACGCCAGGGGCTGGCCCCGCGAGTGAACACGCCCCGGTCGATGGGCAGGCCATCGCGCTGGGCCGAGCGGAACACCCGCATCCCTGAGACTGGGTCGTTGCGCGACAGGATGACCACCTCCACCAGCGGCAGCTCGGGCGTGTTGAAGGCCAGCAGCTTGCGCACCAGCGCATGCGCCACGCCAGGCCGCGCCGGCACGTCCAGCCGGTCCAGCTGAAGCTGCATGTAGGCGCGGTCGTCCGAGCCTTCGAAGACCTGGTTTTCTTCTTCGAAGTCGAACAGGGCGCGGGATGAGATGGCCACCACAAGGCGGCCGGTGAGGCTGGCGGGCATGGCTCAAGGCAGGTCATTCGCGCACAAGCGCGCGATCCAGATCATGCCCCAAACACGGGAGCAAACGCGACATTGCGCCTTTCTGGCGCTTGCCTTGACAAGATGGTGTTGCGACACTTGATTCAAGGGCGGAGCACAACCTCGGGCGTGCCTCGCGAACCATTCAATCAACGTCAACGGGGATCGCATGCGCACACCAAGCCATGTGATGGCATCCATCACCATCCTGGCCGTCAGTTCAACTGCGGGGGCTGCCCCCACCACCGACGACCTCTCGTTCAGCACCTCGGCTTCTGCAACATTGACGCTCTCAGCGGACGCGCTGGACACCCTCTTCAACATCAGCGCATCCCAACTGTCTGAGGTATCCCCTGGCACAGGCGAGATCATTGGATACCCCGGAGGCTACACCCAGGCCAGCTTCAGTCTGCCGGGCGCCTCCTTGGTCTATGACGACGAAACGAAGGAAATCATGGGCCTGAGCACCTCAGGAGGCTTTCGCGTGGAGGCCGGCCCTGTGGCTGGGATCCTCGTTGGCGGCTCGTTCGAGGTCAGTGGTCTGGCCATCGATTTCAGCGCGCAACGTGTCGACGGCACCATACAGGGACAGTCCAACGGCGGCACCACGGTGTCTTACACCGGCACCATTTTCAACATCCCCCTCATGACGTACAACCCGGCGTCATGGCAGTCGCCCACATACAGTGTTCAACTGAATGCCATCACGCTGGATCCGCAAGCCATGGGAGCGATGACCTCGTCACTGGGCAGCCTGCTCGGGACATTGCCCATAGAAGGCATGCCATTCAACTTCGGCTCGATGAACGTTTCC
This genomic window from Aquabacterium sp. A3 contains:
- a CDS encoding 5'-nucleotidase — encoded protein: MPASLTGRLVVAISSRALFDFEEENQVFEGSDDRAYMQLQLDRLDVPARPGVAHALVRKLLAFNTPELPLVEVVILSRNDPVSGMRVFRSAQRDGLPIDRGVFTRGASPWRYLKPLGAHLFLSANEADVRSALAAGVPAARVLPHAARAGDAHPHEVRIAFDGDAVLFSDEAEQVFQHGGLDAFHHHEVERAAQPLPDGPFKPLLTALHELQQRAAQGGVMRVRTALVTARSAPAHERAIRTLMNWNIDVDEAMFLGGLPKGAFLREFEPDFFFDDQTGHVENAAPHVPSGHVAAGVTNVARLQAVTAASQEGEHERRAV
- a CDS encoding PEP-CTERM sorting domain-containing protein yields the protein MASITILAVSSTAGAAPTTDDLSFSTSASATLTLSADALDTLFNISASQLSEVSPGTGEIIGYPGGYTQASFSLPGASLVYDDETKEIMGLSTSGGFRVEAGPVAGILVGGSFEVSGLAIDFSAQRVDGTIQGQSNGGTTVSYTGTIFNIPLMTYNPASWQSPTYSVQLNAITLDPQAMGAMTSSLGSLLGTLPIEGMPFNFGSMNVSIFDQTLDPPDTMLFTPPTLAVAVPEPGTWALMGLGLMGVVAVRRHHPQQVTRAHI